The DNA sequence ACCGGCAGGCTGCCCATCCGGGCCGTCGGCTCGATGTTCACGCCGAAGACCGCCAGCGCATCCCTCGCCTCGTCGATCATCGCCCTGCGGTTCAAGAACGGCCCGCGCTTGAGTTCCCGGCCCACGAACAGGTTCTCGTAGACCGTCATGTCCTCGATCGACGCCAGCTCCTGCGGCACGATCGCCACCCCGTGCTTGACGGCGTCCTTGGTGCTGCCTGCGGTGAGTTCGTTGCCCCGCACCGTGACGACACCGCGGTCAGCGGTGTACTGGCCGCTGATGATCTTCATCAGCGTCGACTTGCCCGCGCCGTTCTCACCGGCCAGGGCGGTGACGGTCCCCGGTTCGAGGTGCAGCGTGATGCCTTTGAGGACGGGCACCCCGTGGAACGCCTTCTCGATGTCCGCGCATTCGAGCAGGGCCTGTGTCATCGCTCAACTCCCAACCGTGACGAGCACTTTGACGTTCTCCGGATCGGCCGAAGCCGCGAACGCCTGCGCCGCCTGTTCGAACTCGAACTCGGCGCTGATGATCTCCTCGACCGGCACCGCGCCGGAGCTCAACAGGTCGATGGCCGCGGTGAAGTCCTCACGCACGTACATCAGGTTGCCGATCAAGGCCAGCTCCCGGTCCTGGATGAGGCCCAACGGGACCGGGGTGGCTCCCTCGGCGACTCCGACGATCATCACGGCTCCGCCCTTGTCCACCAGGTCGACGGCCTGAGCCACCGAACTCTCCCGCGATACGCAGTCGATCACCACGGCCGCAGGCCCGCCGAGCAGTTCGAGCGCGGTCTGCACGGCATCGTCTGCGGTGGGGTCGAAAGTGCCGACCGCGCCGAGTCGTTCGGCACGTGCCCGCTTCGATTCCAGCAGGTCGGCGACCACCACCCTGGCACCGGCGTGGCGGGCGGCCAGCAGCACGAACAGCCCGATCGGGCCCGCGCCGATCACCACGACCGGCCGGTCCTCGAGGCCGCCGACCGCCTCGGCGGCGCGGCGCACGGTGTGCACCGGGGTGGCCAGCGGTTCGATCAGGATGGCGTGGCGGTCGTCGAGGTCTTCGGCCAGCGGCACCAACCGGTCGACGGCGACGGTGAAGGAGTCGGCCAGCGCACCTGGGGTCTGGCAGCCGAGGACGAGCAGTTCGCGGCAGATGTTGTAGCGGCCCGCCCGGCACTGGGCGCAGTGCCCGCATGCCAGGTTCGGTTCGACGGCAACCCTTGTGCCGACCCAGGACTCGTCGACGCCGTCGCCAACGGCGTCGACCACGCCGACAGCTTCGTGACCCGGCCGATACGGCAGGTCGATGAAGGGGTGCCGACCGCATGCGGC is a window from the Mycolicibacterium litorale genome containing:
- a CDS encoding zinc-dependent alcohol dehydrogenase, which encodes MVEVATVNRRVVVSALDDVTIETVDEDLPGAGEARVRTTVVGICGSDLHAACGRHPFIDLPYRPGHEAVGVVDAVGDGVDESWVGTRVAVEPNLACGHCAQCRAGRYNICRELLVLGCQTPGALADSFTVAVDRLVPLAEDLDDRHAILIEPLATPVHTVRRAAEAVGGLEDRPVVVIGAGPIGLFVLLAARHAGARVVVADLLESKRARAERLGAVGTFDPTADDAVQTALELLGGPAAVVIDCVSRESSVAQAVDLVDKGGAVMIVGVAEGATPVPLGLIQDRELALIGNLMYVREDFTAAIDLLSSGAVPVEEIISAEFEFEQAAQAFAASADPENVKVLVTVGS